A genome region from Populus alba chromosome 3, ASM523922v2, whole genome shotgun sequence includes the following:
- the LOC118034599 gene encoding dynamin-related protein 4C has product MEYIRPEESIILNVLSATVDFTTCESIRMSQKVDKNGERTLAVVTKADRAPEGLLEKVTADDVNIGLCYVCVRNRIGDESYKEARKEEADLFENHPLLSKIDKSMVGIPVLAQKLVQIQATIIARCLPEIVRKINEKLNASISELNRMPKTLSSVGEALTTFMGIVGSAKESLNKIIVRGEYDEYLEDKNMHCTARLVEMLNQYSGELHKCSENDLTGNFLMDEIQVLEEAKGIELPNFLPRTTFLPILQKKVEKVSHIPVAFVEKVWTYIEGVVISVLMHHSENYHQLQLSTRRASHSLIARMKEHSRNWVTEIVQMEKLTDYTSNPEYMNDWNKLMAQQHDFTRDVLENLDVAPFKIEGLGEVPIAGLRGYEQHVLLQAFDLKMRMTAYWKIVLRRLVDFMALHLQFCARNLVNKEMEEEIVQQLVGRHDGAIERMLEESPAVAAKREKLNVSIKLLRESNNVLANIMDKIASNV; this is encoded by the coding sequence ATGGAGTACATAAGGCCTGAAGAGAGTATTATCCTTAATGTTTTGTCTGCAACTGTTGATTTTACCACTTGTGAATCTATTAGGATGTCACAGAAAGTGGATAAGAATGGTGAGAGGACTCTCGCCGTGGTCACCAAAGCAGACAGAGCTCCAGAAGGACTGCTTGAGAAGGTTACGGCTGATGATGTGAATATAGGTCTGTGCTATGTCTGTGTGAGAAATCGTATTGGTGATGAATCTTACAAGGAAGCACGCAAGGAAGAAGCTGACTTGTTTGAAAATCATCCTCTTCTATCCAAGATTGATAAATCCATGGTGGGCATCCCAGTTTTGGCacaaaaactggttcaaattCAAGCAACTATTATAGCAAGATGCTTGCCAGAGATAGTGAGGAAGATTAATGAAAAGCTGAATGCAAGTATCTCGGAACTGAACAGGATGCCTAAGACTTTGTCCTCGGTTGGTGAAGCCCTCACAACTTTCATGGGCATTGTTGGATCCGCCAAAGAGTCGCTAAACAAGATCATTGTGAGAGGAGAGTATGATGAGTATCTagaagataaaaatatgcattGCACTGCCAGATTGGTTGAAATGCTCAACCAATACTCAGGTGAACTTCATAAGTGCTCTGAAAATGACCTTACAGGGAATTTTCTGATGGATGAGATTCAGGTTTTGGAGGAAGCCAAAGGGATTGAATTGCCAAATTTCCTTCCCCGCACCACCTTCCTTCCTATCCTGCAgaaaaaggttgaaaaggtATCGCACATACCAGTTGCCTTTGTTGAGAAAGTGTGGACTTACATTGAAGGTGTGGTCATATCTGTTTTGATGCATCACTCGGAAAACTACCACCAGCTTCAGCTATCCACCCGACGAGCAAGCCATAGTCTCATAGCAAGAATGAAAGAGCATTCTAGAAATTGGGTCACAGAGATTGTTCAAATGGAGAAACTGACAGATTATACGAGTAATCCTGAATACATGAATGACTGGAACAAGCTCATGGCTCAACAGCATGATTTCACGCGTGATGTCCTGGAAAATTTGGACGTTGCTCCATTCAAGATCGAAGGTTTGGGAGAGGTTCCAATTGCAGGTCTCAGGGGGTATGAGCAGCATGTTTTGCTTCAAGCTTTCGACTTGAAAATGAGAATGACTGCTTACTGGAAAATTGTTTTGAGGAGGTTGGTTGATTTTATGGCTCTGCATTTGCAGTTCTGTGCTCGAAATCTTGTGAACAAGGAAATGGAAGAGGAGATCGTCCAGCAGCTTGTCGGTAGACATGATGGTGCGATAGAAAGAATGTTAGAGGAATCTCCAGCTGTAGCTGCTAAGCGTGAGAAGCTGAATGTGAGCATCAAGTTGCTGAGGGAGTCCAACAATGTCCTGGCAAACATCATGGACAAAATTGCTTCAAATGTCTAG